The stretch of DNA ttaacaaaagtctagcactgagctacggccaaatcatccattaataggttcaaacaagcatggcaaaaatgcatatggcaaacaaatctcagacttagtgaaattaacacttgtctggaattttagatcaggtagcactcttcggagccacaaaactacatgctacaggacctgaacatggcaaagtaaagcatggcatggagctactaaaagagcttaacaaaagtcccttagtgaccttgagccaaaagggatcagaaaatacaattgcaagcatgtgaacatagcaaaaacataatcagttttcagacttagtgaaaactgacacatgctgaaacataactcaagtaggcatgtttacgagctcgatgatctcactacagagcaagtcatggcaagacaagtatacacccatcaagaaggcacaaaatgcaagctatacatggcaagaacaatggcatagcatgcacggatcaactacaacatcatcgacaaaattgcaaacaagttggcaATCTGccgagattcacaaagtagcaaaagtagagctcaattgactcaagctagggtgctccataattgcaaacaaagacacggatggatagagcactacaagatttacaaaacatccttactgatcatcctcaaaagaggcacggatcactagaaaacaacatgaacatatggcatcatgagataaacagctcaaggacttagtggaattgctaagtctctgaaatcagaattaacaagtgcatcattttgcaagcttgtgctagtcaccacacacatcacaaaaatacatgggttgcacctctagaaagattacaaaacccttaacaaaacatatgtaaaactcatgggcatagcatgcacatattaatcatggcaaaaatgacaaaaacctaaatggagtagcagatctgacaattatctcaagtagccctcttctaacagcatttcgggcatcaagatgagctcaaatgaaaatgatgcaatggaatgaaatcatgtactctctaagatgaacatttcgatatgctatatgcatgaatcgaagctacggatacaaagttacgaggccgtgaacatgagcacttgaactgaAAATCCGGGGACTTAGAGGAAAAAATcaacctcccagatctagggttttgaCCCGAGGCACGTAGATCGAGGCGGGGCCGGCGAGGCACTGTTCACCGGCGGggatggagctcgccggagttggcgttaaggagggaggaggcggccagaGGGGCGCCGGCCCGGATCTGAGGCGGCGGAGGCACGGGAGGTTGGCGACGACCGGAGCGANNNNNNNNNNNNNNNNNNNNNNNNNNNNNNNNNNNNNNNNNNNNNNNNNNNNNNNNNNNNNNNNNNNNNNNNNNNNNNNNNNNNNNNNNNNNNNNNNNNNNNNNNNNNNNNNNNNNNNNNNNNNNNNNNNNNNNNNNNNNNNNNNNNNNNNNNNNNNNNNNNNNNNNNNNNNNNNNNNNNNNNNNNNNNNNNNNNNNNNNNNNNNNNNNNNNNNNNNNNNNNNNNNNNNNNNNNNNNNNNNNNNNNNNNNNNNNNNNNNNNNNNNNNNNNNNNNNNNNNNNNNNNNNNNNNNNNNNNNNNNNNNNNNNNNNNNNNNNNNNNNNNNNNNNNNNNNNNNNNNNNNNNNNNNNNNNNNNNNNNNNNNNNNNNNNNNNNNNNNNNNNNNNNNNNNNNNNNNNNNNNNNNNNNNNNNNNNNNNNNNNNNNNNNNNNNNNNNNNNNNNNNNNNNNNNNNNNNNNNNNNNNNNNNNNNNNNNNNNNNNNNNNNNNNNNNNNNNNNNNNNNNNNNNNNNNNNNNNNNNNNNNNNNNNNNNNNNNNNNNNNNNNNNNNNNNNNNNNNNNNNNNNNNNNNNGCTGgagggcaggcggcggcggagaggcttcgggccgcgggggcctggcCCGGGCCTCGCGGGCTTCggcgggaggcggtggctgcgcgcCACGTGGCGCTCTGCCAGTggccgcgggtggcggcgcggcatGTCCGGCGGTGGACGGACACGTCCCGCGCGGAGAGAGatgaatttttagggtttcggggagggggatccgagatttttgagggggcctatttataggcatagggggagctaggagagtccaaatgatgtgcggtttttggccacgtgattgtgatcaaacgctctagatgatggagcaggttttggtgggttttgggacaaattggaagggtgttgggctgcaacacacacgaggccttttcggtccctcggttaaccgttggagtatcaaacgaagtccaaatgatacgaaacttgacaggcgatctaccggtagtaaaccaaggccgcttggcaagtctcggtcctatccggaaatgtttaatcttcacacacgaaagaaagctagaaatgaccaccggaggagaacgaagcgccggaatgcaaaacggacaacggggaaaatgctcgaatgcatgagacgaacacgtatgcaaatgcaatgcacatgatgacatgatatgatatgcatgacaacgataacaacacatggagacaaaaacccgaacccgagaaaataaatataacttaacgccggaaacggcaagagttggagtacaaattgggaaagttatatccagggtgttacacggagtccggaaccatcaaaggttccggcgcagtgttcggctgaggtCCGAACTCGGAGctcgtaggagcctcgctcccttggtacccagggtccgggaagttgccttgaggcgcccccaggaccacctccccttggctctgtgccttttgagacaacacatcGGCGTTATCCATAGGGCGAGGGGTGGTAGCGGTCAGGagagaaccgttgttcatatccgacgagtccagagagccgctcgacgaggatacgtcgagacGAGcttgggacggactgcataatcatgttcggcatgaggagaggcAGTGTAATAAAgtataccatgaagtactatggcgcccggacacttacgattttgccaagggcttgaccctgggtagacACTTGTCGCCGCAGTCGACGGCTGTCGTGGCGCAGTCcgaagggagggtccttcccttcttggacccttcggcctccccggttgggtcgaccttccttttcttgtctcccccggctgggggggagaactttcctcttcctcctcctcgtcttcatgggaggagtgcgcgtcggagtcatcggacgatgagtccgatacaaccttgcgtcggagaccctttcgggtccccgcggccttcttcttggtcttcttcaccggcaccttgtaaggtgccggagtcagcatctccgttaggagagcgcctggaggatcttcgggcagggggacTGGGCaatcaatctgctccgctgtctttatccagtcctattAATGGTATAGAAGCTTAGATCTTACATATgactaaaccggggcaaataaataccctaagagatataaaaacttaccggattggcgcggcGTTTTGCGCTAAgtctgcggtcctcggtgagggaaggaggaatctcgacgcccttgaacagcaccctccaaacgtcctcgtgcatcgtgtcatagagctcttgcagcgtctggtgcttggccgagtcgaactcccacaaatcgaatacccgtcgttgacacgggaggatccggcggaagagcatgacctggaccacgttgacgagcttgattttcttgctcgtcatgtttcggatacaggtctggagtccggtcaactctaccaaggaaccccaggacaggcccttctatttccaggaggtgagccgcgtggggattccggatcgaaatttggggaccgccacccagttggagtcgcgcggctcggtgatgtagaatcaccccgattgccacccctttatggtatccacataggtgccctcgagctaggtgacattaggcatcttgcccaccatggcgcctccgcactctgcttgctggccacccaccaccttcggcttaacattgaaggttttcagccataagccgaagtggggcctgatgcgaaggaaggcctcgcatacgacgataaacgccgagatgttgaggatgaaattgggggccagatcatgaaaatccatccaatagtagaacatgagcccgcggacaaacaggtggaggggaaatcctagtccgcggacaaaatgggtaagaaaaactaccctcatggggttcgggcgttgggatgatctgccccgcatttggcagccggcgcacgatatccgcggccaggtatccggctttccgtaactttttgatgttctcctccgtgacggaggagaccatccacttgcctcctgctccggacatgtttggagtggtttgagaagaggaACGCGAGCTTggtcgctagagctcgagtgtgcgggaatgggtaagcaaggaggaagaaggcgtgggtgaaaagagtgaatccttgtccctttataagggcggaagaggcgatgtgtctccccacttgcctggtaaaaccgcttattttccaggcgccgtaattgatggcgcgcttgggttacccacatccgtattgatgagaatcccgtaataagggggacacgatctctgctttgataagacgtgtcgaAGAAAACCGCCCCAtgttatgtgcggtgctggttgagaaaaacagttcaaataatgaccgagccatgacataacgtcatgctgtcaaaacgtgtcagcagattagatttgtgaaaatattattctctctacggtggtatgtggaacttattttgcagggttggtgacactatccttgtattcaaactcttccatggtgtattcggaggaggaacccgcattgcaatgctgaagacaacactgcgcgccggactcatcgtcattgaaatctggttcaggggctactgagggagtcctggattagggggtctccggacagccggactatatcctttggccggactgttggactatgaagatacaagattgaagacttcgtctcgtatccggacggaactctacttggcgtggaaggcaagctaggcaatacggatatgtatatctcctcatttgtaaccgaacttatgtaaccctagccccctccggtgtctatataaaccggagggttttagtccgtaggacaacagacaatcataccataggctaacttctagggtttagcctctttgatctcgtggtagatcaactcttgtaatacgcatatcatcaagaacaatcaagcaggacgtagggtattacctccatcaagagggtccgaacctgggtaaaacattgtgtcccctgccttttgttaccatccgccttagacgcacagtttgggaccccctgcccgagatccgccggttttgacaccgacaatccacAATAGCACTGCTACGGTAAGAGCCCTGGCACACCGGCCACTGCCCCTGCGTGTGCCACCACTAGAGTCTAGGAGAGATGGCCGCCACCCCACCTCGCCAAACCATGAGAGCCATCGAGAGGAATCTCGCGTGCTTGTCACCGTCCTGATTCGGTCCAATCCAGAGCCAAAGTCACCAGATCGCCAACGCAGATCCGCCTTGGACAAGGACATCGCCATGCCATGCCACCGCGAGAGGCCTATGCTTCGCCTGTCACCACCTTCCAAGGCCACCGCCACGAAGTCCTCCACGTCGCCGCATCACCCACGCAGGCACCCCACGCCAGTGAGCCGTCGTGCCACGCCGCCCTGTGCCATGCCCAAGCccgaggaggccggcccacgcTGCCCCATCACGCGAGGGGAAGAAGACGCCCCGTCGGCGCCGGCACCGGTGGGAGGCAAGAGGAGGCGACCGACGGCGCAGACCGAAGGCCCCTCCCCGTTGCcttgcgggggcggcggcgagggagtgggaggcaggaggaggcgaccGGGGCGCAGATCGAAGGCCCCTCCCCGTCGCCTCGCGGTGGCGGCACGGGAGGGTTAGGTTTCATTTTCAGTTAACTGATGAATTGGCGGTCCCAATAATTATTTAAGAATCTGTTGAGAGCTTTTCACTGTTTTCACCGGATATCCGACAACATATCTCTAAATTCAACGTGCTGCCTGGCTGTTGCTAACCCATTTCATTCCATTTCTCGTTCGTGAGAACAAACatgaacaaaaagttgaagcctTAGTTTAATTCCCTTCATTCCACAATGTAATGATTCTTCTATCCCCGTACTTCAACTTTAActgtaaatttaactaccaaggccgattgcggcgggagcaaaaattatatcaatgAATTTGTATTCGgaagaagtttttaattatataatcTTTTTCTCCCgtcgcagttggtctcgttggttaaatttatgatcaaagttaTACCTCAAAAAACGCGGGCGCattatattttgaaacggagggagtactacattcaTTCACATATCGAATATTGGCGCGCTTCAACAATCCAGACGAACTGCTCTGAAGTCTGAACATCACCGTGCATGCGTACGTTGTAAGTACAAGAAAATCGGACAGGATCGACCAAGACACGACCTCTGGATCGACGCCATTACCTTATTCTCATCTCCTCCGCCTCAAATCCGTTCGATCAGccgcggatctctgctataccgatCGATCCGCCGCAGTTTCGAGCGACCCAAGCAGGGTGTCAGGAGCGTTTCCGGCGGGTGGGCGATCACAAGGTGAGCTTCCCCATCTCCCGGCGCAGCGCGGTGGCCCTGACGAGGCTGCCGATGGTGTTGACGGCGAGCTTGATGTCCTCGATGGGGTTGCCCGGCACGACGCGCTTGTAGAGGTAGCTGTCGAAGGTCATCCGCTGCACGTAGTCGTCGGCGCACATCTCCACGAACGCCTCCCGCGCCGCGTTGGAGCGGTAGAACACCTTCTGCAGGATGTCCAGCACTTTGTACGTCGGCCAGTAGAGCCGGTCGAACTCCGCCAGGTACTTGCGCAGGTCGCTCTCGTCCACCAGCCGCGTCCCGTTCGCCGACCCGGCCACGATCGCCTCCGCGCACATCCGCCCGCTCTTCGCCGCGAAGTAGATCCCCTCGCCGGAGCACTTGGTCACGTACCCCGCCGCGTCGCCCACCAACGTCACCCGCCCCGACACCCTGATGACGATCGAACACGATGAGTGAGACCCAATTGATCGGGCAATCGTTCTTGCAATACAGAGGAGAGGAGAAGTTCGTCACCTCTTGGGCCTGGGGTGCTCGGGGATGGGGTGAGCCTCGACGCGGATGATCTTGCCGCCCTCGATCTTGTCCTTGGCGCGGAGGCGCGTGGCGGCCTGGAACTTCTTGATGTCGGCCTTGTGGGTGACGGTGCCGGTGCCGACGGCGACGTGGTCGCACTTGGGGAACACCCAGCCGTAGAAGTCGGGGGACACGTCGTCGCCGACGTACATCTCGGCGCGCTCCTCGTAGTAGCGCATCTTGTCGTCGGGGATCTTGACGCGCTCCTGGAACGCGATGGCGTACTCGTAGTCGCCCGCGCCCATGTCCTTGGCCACGCGGGAGTTGGCGCCGTCCGCGCCCACGATCGCGTCCACCTCGAACGAGCGCTTCTCGCCGCCCACCTTGCCGTTGGAGCTGTCGTAGTGGTTGTAGTGCACCGTGTACGTGCCGTTGCGCTCCTTGGGCGCCTCATACCTGAGCCACGGTAACAGTTAGCCAGACTGATTAGTCGATCAACCACTGGTTACATCTCAGACAGAGCTAAGCCACAGCTTGATTAGAACAACCAGGCTGTGATTTTAGTATATAAGTTCTGTAAATTTTTATACGTACTCCTATTTAAGTTTGTTCAGTTGACATGTCAAATTTGAAATGGTTCTCGGTGTTACCGCTGACACACATGCATGCAGgcctgtagaagtgcatgctctagccaatgcaaccaaaaatcGATCTTATGGAaaagactaggcagcacattatacgtcagcACTCCTCCTCACGTGTGGCTcctcaggcctaaacgtggaccaaaagtgggctgcaatttaattgcgtcagtcaggtcttgaactcaagacctcttggcttcgATACCATATAGAAGTGCATACTCTAGCCAATACAACTAAAAAATCGATCTTATGGAAGAGACTAGTCAACACATATACGTCAACAAGGCCAAATACAATAGTCGACGAAGATGAAGTCACACAGACAGCGTCTCGTCTCTCTCGTGCTAAGTTCATCATGCAAATGTAACGCTACTACTACTACGTGCACTCTGACACTGAAGCACTTGTGCTCAGTGATATAGTGTCAGGATAACATCCAGCGCGATGGCAGGAGAAGTGCAGAACTAATCCTAGCGTACTCATAATCTTGCATTTGACGGCCGAAGTGGTATGCATACCTTAGGAAGAGGCCATTGAGGACCTCGGCGCCGGCCTTCTGCGCGCGGTTACGGAGGAAGTCGTCGAGCACCTCGCGCCTGACCATGCCAATGTACTCGTGCGGCGCGAGCGTGCGGCCGATGTCGACGGCGACGTTGGAGGGCGAAATCATCTTCATCTTGGTGACCCTCCTGTCGACGAGGTCCAGCGGCAGGTCGAATTCGGACACCATGCAGAGCGGGATGGCCCCGCCGCACGGCTTGCAGTTGTCCATCTTGCGCTCGATGAGCACCGTCTCGACGCCGCccttggccagcgcctccgcggccGCGCCGCCCGCGGGGCCCCCTCCCACGACCGCCACCCGCAGCTTCCGCCCGCCGGGGAGCTTGGGGCTGGACGCTGCCGCGCGGGTCACGAGGAGCTGCGACCTCCTGCCGCCCGCCGGCCGCGCGCGGCAGGAGGAAGGGAGGAAGGTGGCGCGCGCCGCGGCCGCGGACGAGGAGAGAGACGTCATTGTTGCCGCGGCGAGAGGTCCTCGGCTGGCTCGAGCTGGACGTGCGGCGGGGAGTGAGCGAGCGAGTGAGGGTCTGTGAGgaggcgcgagcagagcacgcacaCGTAGTAGTGAAGTGGGGCGGAGAGGCCGAGGATAGGATGAGGCCCGAGAGTGGGGATCGCGGGGGAGGCCGGCCGTCAGATCGGGGCCCTGGGCGGCCCGGATCGCGCGTATGGATGAGGTTTTTGTGTGCTTTCGCTTTTGCCGCTCCGCCCGCGCGAGTGGACGTGGTTTTGCCAAGTCGGACGAGCTTGTTTGTCTCGTTGTGTACGCTGAGTGATGGGTGATGGCTTTGACACGTCAAAAATAATCCATGATGAGGTCTAATAAACACTATGCATGTCACTTTTGTTTTGAAGAACGGCATATGCATCTCAGGCCCGTCCTTGCATCAAGACCGTCCATGTCGTCCAGTCCATCGTCTAGGCGCGCTAGCGTCGAAAACTTTGCATCCGTCGCCTTCTTCCACGGCCGTCTCCGGCGGATGCCCAACCAGCCAAGTCATGGGCATTAACGTGCGTCCTTGGCTAATTGGCTTTGCTCTACGGAGATCGCCGCCCGTTACTCGTCCTCGCTTGAGGCAACCGGTGGTTGCGTACGTACGTGGTGATCGAGGTTCGAGGCCGTCCCACCCGGCCGGACTATGCGGCTGACGGGCACGGGCTCCGCAAGCAGACGACGTCGCGTGTTAGTGGTTAAGCGAGTTCCGACGAGATCGTGTGTTAGTGGCCAGCCAAGTAGTACCCGTGGTAAAGGGTGTTATTTGGCCACGTCATAATGCATGTTCATAACTTTCTGGGGAGAGAACTATGTTCTGAGGTGATATTTGGCTGGGAGACATctcttaggcctcctttggtttgtaggaattttaTAGAAATTTCATAGGATAGAATTTTTATAGgaatttttcctttagagccatttGGTTCATAGAATAGATTTCTATTCCTAcacaggattggttcctatccttcacatttcataggaaaataaaaaagaacctagactcaatgaaaaaattctTTTGATGTCAATCAAATGACATCTCCTtttctattcctactcataggatttgacatacatgccatctcatttcctacaaatttcctattcctacgataatcctatcctatgaaccaaaagaggcctaagtGGGCAATTCCCTAGACTATATGCCCTAACTTTTAGTATTGATTTTACTGTTGCTAAAGCCTTATATGAGAACATGAGCTTGATTAGATTTTGGAAGGATATTATGGGGGGACACTGCTGATATGTGGTATGAGCTAAAAAGCATCTGTAGCAGTGTAACCTTGAATGATCAGGAGGACAAGTGTGGTTGGTTGTTAACTAGATCAGGAAAATTCTCGGTTAGATCCTTATATTTAGCTCTTAAAACTAATCAGGTACCTGGTTGGCCTCATAGAAATATGTGGAAAGCTAAGATCCCTCTAAAAGTTAAAGTTTTCATCTGGTTGGTCTTCAAGAACGGGGTGTTAACTAGAGATAATTTAGCTAAAAGAAACTGGAAAGTAAAGATAAAAGTTGCAGTTTCTGTGATCATTCTGAGACCGTGGAGCGTCGCTTTTGCACTTGTGTGGTAGTCAAGTTTGTATGGGGGGTTGTTAGGAATGTCACTGGTATCTATGACATTCCTTGCAAAATTGAAGAGTTCAACAACTGGGTAGAGATGTTTCCTAAGAAGATGAGACAAACAGCAGCAGTGGGTGTAGCGGCAGTATTCTCGTCTTTATGGAAAACTAAAAACACTGCCACTTTTCATCACATTTACCCACATGATCCGAGTGTGATGTTTTTCCAAATAGCTTACTAGATGTCGTACTGGACTGGCTTGCAAAGAAAAGAAGGGCAACAGAAGTTACGCGACATGGCGGTGTTGCTGGTTGATGTTGTGAATGGCTTCGATCAACAAGAGCAGAGGATGGGCGCCAATGACAAAACGTCTGGGAGTGGGTTGAGAGCTTTTCTGTTTCTATGTTTTGAGTTTTCTTCGTTGGA from Triticum dicoccoides isolate Atlit2015 ecotype Zavitan chromosome 6A, WEW_v2.0, whole genome shotgun sequence encodes:
- the LOC119317865 gene encoding geranylgeranyl diphosphate reductase, chloroplastic-like, encoding MTSLSSSAAAARATFLPSSCRARPAGGRRSQLLVTRAAASSPKLPGGRKLRVAVVGGGPAGGAAAEALAKGGVETVLIERKMDNCKPCGGAIPLCMVSEFDLPLDLVDRRVTKMKMISPSNVAVDIGRTLAPHEYIGMVRREVLDDFLRNRAQKAGAEVLNGLFLRYEAPKERNGTYTVHYNHYDSSNGKVGGEKRSFEVDAIVGADGANSRVAKDMGAGDYEYAIAFQERVKIPDDKMRYYEERAEMYVGDDVSPDFYGWVFPKCDHVAVGTGTVTHKADIKKFQAATRLRAKDKIEGGKIIRVEAHPIPEHPRPKRVSGRVTLVGDAAGYVTKCSGEGIYFAAKSGRMCAEAIVAGSANGTRLVDESDLRKYLAEFDRLYWPTYKVLDILQKVFYRSNAAREAFVEMCADDYVQRMTFDSYLYKRVVPGNPIEDIKLAVNTIGSLVRATALRREMGKLTL